The DNA sequence CGAACGACCACGTAACGTTCAAATGCAATTTACTAAACCGTTCAAACAATCACATAACGTTTGAACTCCATTTATTTTCGTAGCGTTTGAATATAACTTTTCCCGTTCAAACTCTTATATCGTTCGATCTATCCTTTTAATGTTTGAACGAAAAGCTGAGTTTATACCGTTCGAATgaatgtataatttatttttgtttgaatgtaTTTTGCAATCGTTCAAACAAATTAATCCAGTTTGAACATAAAATtgtaaccgttcgaacgatattttgggatgaatttCAACCATTACAAAAGAAATTCCCCGTTCGGATGTGTTAGAACGGTTTCCTCCAAATTCGTCTCGAAAGATATTGTTTTggacgaaatggtgattttcgtctcaaaatatcttttgggatagTGTTGTTGGAACAAGCTCGGGACGAATTTTTTTcatcctaaaatatattttggaaagaaatgagtATAATTTGGGACGAAAAATTTCATCTCTATAGAGCATTTCTATTGTGGTGATAACATTCAACTATATTTGCCAGATTCTatcaacattaatattattgatcaaACATGTTAGGCGCTGGAGGGAAAGAATTGAGGGGAAACGTTAGGCGCggggtttaaattttattatctttttcgGCATTTTTTATTCGCTGCTAATAAGGTTTAAATGGCAGCATATGTTATTACGGCGACAATGTTCGCCGTAAATATTATCTATTGCAGCAATTGTCCTAATCGACGAAGATTTAATGCAGTTGAAAAACTTTattacaacaacaaatatcGCTGCAAAAAGTACAAAAGTTGCCGCAAAAAAGAATTGTACATTAATCTACTAAGTGATTTCCCACTTCGCGCTGGACATTAAGCGGCAACTTGGAATTCGCCGGAAATAAGGTCTAATTTTTGTGcaatgattttaaaatcgctgcaaaaggcTTGAttcttatttgcagcgatttttaaagttaaaaaatcattgcaaaaggCCACTTTTGCAATTGTAGCGATTAACAAACCGTCAAAACAAGTTTTTTAATATGTCGGCAAattttttcatcacaaaaaatgaaaaatcgctgcaaaagattaatttaatatttgtaGCGAATATGTCTGtcgcaaaaagtaaaaaaattgctACAAAAGActagtttcaaaattttatgtaaaaatattgCGACGATGTAAAAATCGCCGTAGTTAAAGGCTTTATGcgacaattttatttttaacggacataaaatcgccacaaaagGCCTTCTTTCTTGTAGTGAGTTGATGATGGCCGTAACCATTAATTCTCTTTTGATAGCTTTAGTACTTATTTATCAGTATTACATTATatcgtacatatatatatatatatatagcatacgTACTGCAAGACACTAAAATTGTCATCTAAATACATGTTTCCAAAAGAAAACcggaaaaaaattcaaacttttccGTAAATTAGAAGAGGAGCGGAATGAATAAACGAACATGGATAACGTAAGCTTTTCTTTCACTTCCTTTCATAATGATCAAATGGATTCCTTCACTGTTTAAGGATGATCTTTGGAAAGGGAAGGGTGAATATTCttgtaaaagtaaaatacaaacaTCGGTACGAggtacaaaatataaaaaatatttatttgtaactaattattttcattgcaaattaataatttgtcataaatattctattttttttatagcagcCTCAACAGCTGTTAGTCTTCTACAAACTAATTGATTAATTACTCTTTAAAACTAAAAGTACTAGGGAAATTATTACTTGGACAATATTTTGACTGTCACTATCTTTTTGGTAAGGATGACCAGGACCTATCATATGATTGGTTCCACGGAAAGAGTGCATACATAATTGCAGTATCCTGACAAAACAAACATAATtgaacaatttatatatattgccgTTTTTTAATTTCCTGGGTTAGGGGGCCTGCGGCCGGCCGGTTgagtattatataaatatatatatttatatatatatatatatatatatatatatcagtacaCACTAACGTTGATCATTTCAAATAAAtggtttgtttatttatttggaagttttggaATAATATTGAATCAATCTTGGAATTTTATATACAAGCTGCAGTAGAAAATTAAGTGTACATCGATGGACATGATGATATCGATGTCGTCATGTCATGGCTAACTTGGAAAGCTTTTGAAACCTCAATCGTTCAACAACCAAATGATCATCCGCACAAGATCGACATGATTACAAATTTAATGCATGCAATAACGGTATATATTTGATCATCATGTACttataattagctagctagctagcagtagAAAATGCATACGCGGTAAATAAGTGGCTCGCAATTTTAACAATGCATCCGGAAATCCATCGATTATTGCCATCCTTAAAAGGCGTAGACAAGGTTTATTTGGCAAACGATTCATGATAATTGCACTTCATCCAAAAATGTATAATTGTCTTGATCAGTCATCCCAGAAATTAATGTCCGAACTGGGACTTGTCAAAACATATGGCCCCACCGCCCTGTATGTTTGAGACTCGTTGCGGCCGCCCATCTCTGAACTTAGGATCCATTATAAACCATGCAGCTCTTGCCTGGAGATGCTCAAACTTTTAGCCCTTTGCCACAAACCCTAACTGGGCCACCAACTAATTATTAAGAgcaatatcaatatatataatatgtatcaTCCATTTGTCGATCGATCTGTTGTGTTCTCTTCACTATTTTCATGATCTTTTTGTAGCACTCCATGTCTAGATCATGATCAGCTAGAGCCctcctttcttttattctccCTTTCTATCTCCTGTCGCTTTTGCGGATAATATATACCCAAATTTCTGCAAGCCAAGTTCATCactcattttgatttttgagaaaGGAGGATGGGACATCACTCATGTTGCAACAAGCAAAAGGTGAAGAAGGGGCTATGGTCACCAGAAGAGGATGATAAACTCATCAAGTACATTTCAGCCAATGGCCATGGTAGTTGGAGCTCAGTTCCGAGACTTGCCGGTAACTTAATTGCTCACTTCGATCTTTTTCCTTTGATCATGATCTATCGTACGTCTAAGTTGCACTTGCTCTCATGTGTTCTATGTGtttaattttcttccttttgacctttcttataattttcccaaaaaaaaaaaaaaaaaacgacctAGTTATTTTTCAGGTTAACCCTAGTACGTACATATGAACTTTTAATTTCCAGATTCGCaactatgtatttttttttttttgcttctttttgtATATACGCATACATGACGCAGGCCTACAGAGATGTGGAAAGAGCTGCAGACTAAGGTGGATAAATTATCTTAGGCCAGATTTAAAACGCGGGAGCTTCTCTTCCCAAGAAGAAGCCCTCGTCATTGAACTCCATAGAATTCTTGGTAACAGGTAGATTTTCTCTTTCTTGCTCTTCATCAGCTTGTAATTGCTTTAATTAGCCATCATCACGGCACTCATCGTGGTTTATGATGATCGGTACGTTGTTCATGCAAGAGGGAAAGTTTTTTGGACAGGTGGTCTCGGATAGCCAAGCACCTACCTGGAAGAACAGATAATGAGGTGAAGAATTTATGGAATACAAGCATAAAGAAGAAGCTCCTGTCCGGTACTGATGGCGCCGTTCCTGCTTTAGGAACCTTTCCTGTTATTGATCAGTACAATCCTAGTACAGGTTCAGATGAAGCTGGTTTCTTACCTCTAAATGATCCGAACCCTAACTTGATCctaaaatctcaacaatatCAGCTACAGTACTTTACCCCTCCAATCACGATGCTACGAGATTTAGATCATCATGGTGAACAGAACAATAACTTTCGTCCCAGTACTTGGGTTCATTTTCCAACTCTAATCCCATACTCATCAGATTCATGCAGTAGTATTACTTGGTCGctagggtatgatcatgctcaACCTCATGACGATTCAGTAGTACTAATTGATCCCAATCAAGAAGAAGATCATCAGAATTTCAGCCTGAGATCAGCACCAGCTCCGCATGATGATAGAATTGGCCTAATTATCAATAATCCAAGTATCACAGATCAACCGCCTGATAATAATGCAACAATATTGGCACCCGAAATGCCGGAGCTCTATGAAATCATCAATTGTGGCATTAGAGTTGGTAGCAAGAGCGGATGCACCTCCTTCACCAGAAATTAATTAACAGTACTGCGCCCGGCCACCGGCTAGACACTAATGTTGATGAAGCTTCTACTTGGGTCTTGTCCACGTGATTCATCCACAAGCTAGATATTCCAGCCATTCAAACGGAGTActatatacattaattattacaacGTCGTGCCATCATATATATAGTCTTGCTCTTCATCATTGCCACCACTAGCAGCTAGCTAGGTGCATATATATGGAACTGCCTGCCGTTTGTCTCTAAGCGAAATCTGTCTTCAATCTGGGAAGTCTGGACATGGTATGGCCGTACTTTGAATCTTTGATTGCACTAGTATAGGAACACCAGTGTACTGCAGTACTGTCGCTAGCTAGTTCAAGCTATTTAGCctatacaaattaaataataatgtgtGGGATAATTTCTTGACATGTCTGTAAATAACTTAGTACTagctcaatatatattttactatgAAATACTCTGATCATCATTAATCTGATccgtagatatatatatttttttattcctagctagctagttggtTATGTAGTACTACtatctacacacacacacacacatgtttGAGCTAATCCCAGCCTTCATGATCTTATCATCTTGATCAAACTAGCTAGGTTAGTCGctaagtaatattatatatatgtcatttaatataaaaatcatcGGAGAATATAGATTTCACTTAACATGTATGGTGGAGATATAATTCGAAGGGACGTGCAGCTGCTTGATGCGAGATACAGGTATCTAATTATGTCCTCCATAGTACTCATGTGTGCTCGTTATAAAAGCCTTTAATTCGCTCCCTCAGGGGCATATCTATCTATTCATTCATCGTTTCATGTATCGAGTGTAAGGTGgttactaattaattagtacatGATGAACGTTTGATATATAAGATCAGGGATCAACGTGtaagctgcatatatatatatatatatatatatatatatacacatacacacaccatatatatatataggatcagtagtactagtactactaaaATTAGTATTAGGACTAGTTTTATTAACACCTAAGTACGTAGTATATATGCATGGGTACATATGGGGAAACTTAATAAAGAAACGATGAGTAGttgtttaattaaaaacaaaaactgcatGTACGTAGACTATAGGACTGCGCCCCTTCGAATTTCAGTTCTATTAGACCCTAGCTTATAAGAATTAATTAACTGATCTCAAGTGATTTCAATTGCTATGTACCTGCGCGAATGTAAAGCATCAGGAACGAAATATATAGGTAATTAACGAAGAACCCAATAACAGAAAGTCTACCCTCATGCAAACCGATCTAATTCCCATGTAGGGAAATTGTAGAAAAATTGTGGAGGCCGGAAATGAGAAAAATGCAGTGGGAAGAAAGTCTTGATCAGTCTTGGTCTTCATGCATGgattgataattaaatattaggATTGCTAAAGTTTATGTTTAAACTCTAGAGTCTAGAATATGAAAGAGATCATAGCTAGTTAGATTTATGGTTTGCAATACTGTCTATgtattgctaattaattaactgTGTAATGTTTTTGGCGTTATACATTAATactcaacaaatatatattatatgaccTATTTCATGTATTTATCTCTCTTTTAGTCTGGTATACCCTAAAGTTCAATAAAAGAAAACCTTAGGGATTTtgactttgagaaattttatgcatCTGCCACTATTCACTTTCATACTCCAcacctatagttttttttcataaagtgtgaggggtgttttttataaggtgtgagTGCGAAAGTGAATAGTACTGACTGATGTATAGAATTCATCTTTGACTTAACTTGCATTGCTAATGGACTACTACATATATAGTAATTAGCTAgcattctaataataaattataatgttcaTGGGTGTGCATTTTAGTATGCCGTAATCAATACATATTTAAACTTCTTCATGCTACATGCATTACTGAATTGAAGTATTAATTGGTAAACAAAAACTCTATATACAGTCACTTTGTACTGATCCTTTTACACTCCATTAATGTGATTGGGTGcgttactttttttaatataaaataactctttTGGCCTATCACATTAGTGGAGtatacaaaaaatacacaaaaataactatatataccatAACTCATGAGTTGTGGCCGGATTTCAAATACAGGAGACAATTCATGAAGGTGGCCACCTTCATGCTTTTTCTTGTCTTGGGAGGTAAAGGATTCTTTGCAATTTTTCGTCCCTTAGAAAGAGCTTTCTCGTGAACTACAGATCAGTTTTATAATGTGTTAAGAGCTTTAGTAGTGGGCTCAACaaattaagttaaaatttggctaaaatttaactaaattacACAAAAAGGGGCTgtagtggactcaacaaagTTACAATAATTTTAGCTTTCAATATTTTCACTGGCCAAATTTGGCTAGTACAAAGAGCTGgccaaatataattttcatcataaaatattcctctttctccaaaaccatatatacatgaagaaaaataggagaaaCAGTAGAGAAAGATTACCGCAACCTGTCAAGCCACGAAAAACGTCCAGTGAAACAAGACGTTGCTGGTGATGCTTTTGCTTGAAACTTTCCTCTTCAATCTTATTAAAAGCATGatggttataaaaatatgaacttcgaaaaaatatatcaatttaaataatatgatcgTTGTAAACAAAAGaccgttaaaaaattatattcgttAAGAATAATATgaatgttagaaaattaatatatatgtacttttctaataacgaataaatatttaaattataattaaaattaattaaaataaataaaaagataaaaattaatattttaatagaatgatGATAGATTTATTGAGTCTAGTATTTGGTGTTGTTAAAAATTaactagttaaatttataaaaatgaattctcTAACTAAAATTTGACCAAATTTTATTGAGCCCACACTACTATTAATGCTCTAACACGTACGTGCTACAATTTAATTGGAGACTAAAGAGTTTGGCTTGAACTAGAATTTATTGGAATTTAGTGAAAagatatgtattatatatacattatatataacatGACGTACGTACACAAGTAATTTGAGACTCAACTACTACTATATTACCCAGCTACCAGTCAAACCTTAACACGGGCACACGTGGAATTTCATACACTCACTAATCACCACTTACGtttttctcctttattttcCACCAAATGATTCGTTATATAAACCAGCAACATTACATCTCATCTTAAATACTGTCATCTCTATCATActtgttaataatataatacattttaagtgattttcGATATCAACTGCTTAAATGATCATAACTACTTTAAATATATCAGATAAACACAAGTGTAGTGctacatctataaaaaaaaattatataaaaaaaatttaaataattttataatttgacgtacaTCAAATCAATCCATTTATAGGActgtttttatataatcatttatgaataaagtatttttcaaaaaagaaaaacgattCCACTCAAAAGCAGCGATGCTTTTCCGGTTTTCAAATCTTTCAACGAACGACCTGCAGTTCAGGTAATAAATAATAGCTACACAGCACCCTGCCTTTCCActcacccaaaaaataaaataaaaaatcctttCGATGGAGTCACTTGTGAACTAAATACCCAAGTATAGAGATTACGGGCCCCCATCAGATCTCGGCAAGATTGTAGGCCCCCggtttcttttgaaattttaaaacccCGAAGCCCAAAATCAAATATTCCCACTCCAAATCCAAAATTTCAACCATGAACCAAcgcataaaattaaaagaaaaaaaaaaattcaacaattgtagaaattagaaaaaaataaaaaagaaaagagtagaGACTTTTTAAGAAGAAGATGGCACTGTTTCTTCTCCTAATGGCACAGCCCTACTCTCATGTGGATCAACTGATTCTTGTCCCACCTACTTTATTGAATTATGACCATCATGATAAatagattcatatatatatatatatatatatatatagagagagagagagagagagaaagagagagagagacctcccTCCTCCATGAAAACGACGTCCAATGACTTTGAATCGTTTTGGTGGAGAAACTTTCTATTTTCCAGTCCTGCATTTCCCTCAAATCCTACCAACCAAACAACACCAAATCCTTGTACTACAACCTTAACCATGAGGAACTCTTTGCTTCACTTCAAACCCAATTAGCCATTTTTTCCTGCCATACTCCATTTGCTTGACACAGTGTCTTCTTCTAGGCCTGGTTTTACCTTGTCGATGCCGCGATCCTACTGATGCTTTgggacattttttttcttctcgttTGAGGTGATTACTAATTATAGAGGTAGATTTGTAAGGCCGGCGTAAAGGTACCCTTATGATATTGCGATTTGATAGTGATTTTGGTTGTGGATTGGACGGTCATGATGCTGTGGCCCTCATATCTATTATAGCTTTCATCTGTCAATCAACTTTTTGCTAAAATTAACATTGATTTGAACTTAAGAGTCTTTAATAGCCTGTCAATTTCCAACTAACAAGGCTGTCGTGGCCCATTAAAGATGCTTATTGCGATCAAGAAGTAAAATGAcccaatatttttgtaatatttgttcTTATTTCGAGATTTCTGAGAAGATAAAAGCATGCAGTATGTCATGGTATATGTTTAGACCAATCCCAAGAATAACTAAATTACGGACCTTATAAATACGTAATATGAAAAGACAGAAATCAGAGATATAAAATCGAACAAAACTAGTCCCACCGAGGTGCATcccgataatttttttaatttagtgattaaaaaaatatttttttaatgatattgtaaacttttttaaaacaaatatgaaaaaaatatgaaaaaaatgaataaaaaaaataaaataaaaaagatccaTTAGTCTTCTCAAGAGTCATTCTCTTGCTACACTCTCGAGATGGATatagagaaattaatatttagaaatggaaaataatacACGTACAACAATTATCACAATCCTTTTCACAGccctattttaaattaatatgaatatttttataaaaatactttcaacTTAAAATATGGTTATTTAGACTGCTCCggaatttaatgaaatttacaAAGTCGATCAGAGTCGTCATCTGATCGACTTTGTCATGCTGTAGAAATTGTAAGATTCAATAACAACGGCTATGCATGCTGTCATCTATTTGGCAATCTTAAGGTGACGAAATTGACAAAAACTTTGTGAATAATCTCTTAGTAATGCCGAGTACTTAGgcattaaaaataagtaaatcgATATGAAAAGTTAGATGCTAATGAGGTGTACGTAATTGCATCGCCTACGATGAAGACAATCCAGCCAGATTAGCAGCCTGACTATAATCAATACAGTGCCACACTTTTCAGTTTTCAGGCCCCATCTCAATCTTGAATTTTAGATATGTCGTTGTCCCAAGTTGTAGAGAGTTGGGACTTTGTTTATGGACGTCATTATCAAAACCAggacctcttttttttttcccctatgagtattaaattaaaatcatcgttaatcttcatttatttttatatataagatgaattaaaataaaaattaaaaattaaataaatattgttatcatatatatatatatttaatattattattattttaaaattttaataaaattataatgataagatgagatgagacgagatgtgttgtaaaaataaaagaagaaatctCCAAAGAGACTTACCAGATATGTTTCACTAGGGTTGTTATTACAGTTGGTGGCTAGAAAGTGTACAAAGGAGACCACCAACTATAATTCCCTTGGATGATAAGTTTTCCGCTTcctcatttcaaaaatttaaaacgtCTTAGATATAATAATTGTGTACAACTCACTCCCCATATGGGTTGCAAGAAAAGTTGAATTTATGAGTTGTAACTTTGGGAGTTGAGACAGTCTTCACCCTCTGCCTTGTAATTGATGATTATTCACTTTTGTTTATATCTtaatctcttttttaattttgaatacaCTTTGTTTTAtctctattaataaaatcttatcttttttcattattttaaattttagaaatgctTCACTTTTATATGCAGAGTGGAATTATTCTACAGGTGACAAGTCTATCACTGAAAGATCCATCTTTGTCAATACTAGATAGATAAGCACCCCCCCTCTCATGCATGTTGATGGTGTCCACTAGGATATATGTTCCCTTAATTGGATTTTGACATTGAAATTGCCAAATTTCAACAAACGAAATAATAGTGATTAAGAATTCAATTCATTCATCATTACCCTCCAAATACACAAGGATTAAACCAATTTCATGAGACC is a window from the Juglans regia cultivar Chandler chromosome 7, Walnut 2.0, whole genome shotgun sequence genome containing:
- the LOC108996202 gene encoding transcription factor WER-like isoform X2, producing MGHHSCCNKQKVKKGLWSPEEDDKLIKYISANGHGSWSSVPRLAGLQRCGKSCRLRWINYLRPDLKRGSFSSQEEALVIELHRILGNRWSRIAKHLPGRTDNEVKNLWNTSIKKKLLSGTDGAVPALGTFPVIDQYNPSTGSDEAGFLPLNDPNPNLILKSQQYQLQYFTPPITMLRDLDHHGEQNNNFRPSTWVHFPTLIPYSSDSCSSITWSLGYDHAQPHDDSVVLIDPNQEEDHQNFSLRSAPAPHDDRIGLIINNPSITDQPPDNNATILAPEMPELYEIINCGIRVGSKSGCTSFTRN
- the LOC108996202 gene encoding transcription factor WER-like isoform X1, coding for MGHHSCCNKQKVKKGLWSPEEDDKLIKYISANGHGSWSSVPRLAGLQRCGKSCRLRWINYLRPDLKRGSFSSQEEALVIELHRILGNSFLDRWSRIAKHLPGRTDNEVKNLWNTSIKKKLLSGTDGAVPALGTFPVIDQYNPSTGSDEAGFLPLNDPNPNLILKSQQYQLQYFTPPITMLRDLDHHGEQNNNFRPSTWVHFPTLIPYSSDSCSSITWSLGYDHAQPHDDSVVLIDPNQEEDHQNFSLRSAPAPHDDRIGLIINNPSITDQPPDNNATILAPEMPELYEIINCGIRVGSKSGCTSFTRN